The Pseudomonas sp. G2-4 genome window below encodes:
- a CDS encoding LysE family translocator: protein MFPMDIWFTYTTACVLLVLSPGPDNLLAIGRGLSQGRLAALVSGLSSGLGILFHVTTASLGLTLLIQTSTVAFWVVKLVGAAYLLWLGIKVLRSRSLVSFAPAARQPLRNILLTGFLSAALNPKPGLFVLAFIPQFINPALGSVTVQMLVYGFWFALLTAVGFSLMGIFATRLSQYIYQRPRLASGLNLGAGLTFIVSGLSIAALSQK from the coding sequence GTGTTTCCAATGGATATCTGGTTCACCTACACCACAGCTTGCGTGCTGCTGGTCCTCTCTCCAGGCCCTGACAATTTGCTGGCGATAGGACGCGGGCTCAGCCAGGGTCGCCTGGCTGCCCTCGTGTCGGGCCTGTCGTCTGGCCTGGGTATCCTGTTTCACGTCACCACCGCGTCGCTGGGGCTCACGCTGTTGATCCAGACCTCGACCGTCGCCTTCTGGGTGGTCAAGTTGGTGGGGGCCGCCTACCTGCTCTGGCTCGGGATCAAGGTGCTGCGTTCCAGGAGCCTGGTGAGCTTCGCACCCGCCGCGCGGCAGCCCCTGCGAAACATATTGCTCACAGGTTTCCTTTCCGCGGCGCTCAATCCCAAGCCAGGGTTGTTCGTGCTGGCGTTCATCCCTCAATTCATCAATCCTGCACTCGGCTCGGTCACTGTGCAGATGCTGGTCTACGGGTTCTGGTTCGCTCTGCTGACGGCCGTGGGATTTTCGTTGATGGGCATCTTCGCCACCCGCCTGTCGCAATACATTTATCAACGCCCTCGTCTCGCCAGCGGACTCAACCTCGGCGCGGGGTTGACCTTCATCGTGTCAGGACTTTCCATCGCCGCTCTGAGCCAGAAATGA
- a CDS encoding autoinducer binding domain-containing protein produces MDRTDMRWHWPCRLSKGISLGYNKRRETASGNGDSMRTWLENLLAWTSSVKDEQDLVNGVQRVAWELDFEWFSFGICTALPFSNPIMQMRCNFSSTWQRRYSDADFLLVDPSVQRARACTTPFLWQGELLRKMPQFWEEARAAGLRYGWACSRTNASRHQSMLTLARSSSTLDVAELNAKELKMRWLAETIAPVMERLLITPSHQAQHYRLTAREIEVLRWTADGKTQEEIAQILAISFDTVKFHVKNAVGKLGATNKTAAVVRAAVLGIIS; encoded by the coding sequence ATGGACCGCACCGACATGCGATGGCACTGGCCCTGCAGGCTTTCCAAGGGGATTTCACTGGGGTATAACAAACGTCGGGAAACGGCATCCGGAAATGGAGATTCGATGCGTACTTGGCTCGAAAACCTGCTGGCATGGACAAGCTCGGTCAAAGATGAGCAGGACTTGGTGAACGGCGTTCAACGTGTTGCCTGGGAGTTGGATTTCGAATGGTTTTCGTTCGGTATCTGCACAGCCCTGCCTTTTTCCAACCCCATCATGCAGATGCGCTGCAATTTCTCGAGCACCTGGCAACGCCGCTACAGCGACGCCGATTTCCTGCTTGTCGACCCTTCAGTACAGCGCGCGCGCGCCTGCACCACACCCTTTTTGTGGCAGGGAGAACTCCTGCGCAAGATGCCGCAGTTCTGGGAAGAAGCTCGCGCCGCAGGCCTGAGATACGGCTGGGCCTGCTCGCGTACCAATGCCTCGCGCCACCAGAGCATGCTGACGCTCGCCCGCAGCAGCTCTACGCTGGATGTGGCCGAACTCAATGCCAAGGAACTCAAGATGCGCTGGCTCGCCGAGACTATCGCGCCAGTGATGGAAAGGCTGCTGATCACCCCGTCACACCAGGCCCAGCATTACCGGCTGACCGCACGGGAAATCGAGGTGCTACGTTGGACGGCCGATGGCAAGACGCAGGAAGAGATCGCGCAGATCCTGGCCATCTCCTTCGACACCGTCAAATTCCATGTGAAGAACGCCGTGGGCAAGCTCGGCGCCACTAACAAAACCGCAGCGGTGGTCAGGGCAGCCGTTCTGGGCATCATCAGTTGA
- the trpC gene encoding indole-3-glycerol phosphate synthase TrpC, protein MLEEIVRYKVQETAQRKQAHGIDALLKRIRDARAPRHFAGALAGEGISLIAEAKYRSPSKGVLRADYDPLQLAMAYQAGGASALSVIADSRFFGNAPHVVGMLANHPQITLPVMYKDFIVDEYQVYEARALGADAVLMIVRCLPPGSLARLHALANQLGLDVLVETFNEADIDQALSVDASIVGINNRDLDTFKVDFDRSAQLFECLPASVIAVAESGVAGHQDMQLVERIGFAAALVGERLLTAADPCLESRRLLGADEAV, encoded by the coding sequence ATGCTCGAAGAGATTGTCAGATACAAAGTCCAGGAAACGGCTCAACGCAAGCAGGCGCATGGTATCGATGCCCTGCTCAAGCGGATTCGTGACGCACGAGCGCCCCGTCACTTTGCCGGTGCCTTGGCAGGCGAGGGAATCTCGCTCATTGCCGAAGCCAAGTACCGTTCGCCGTCCAAGGGCGTGCTGCGTGCTGACTATGATCCACTCCAGTTGGCGATGGCGTACCAGGCCGGGGGCGCCAGTGCCCTGTCGGTTATCGCCGACAGTCGGTTCTTTGGTAATGCGCCCCATGTCGTTGGCATGCTGGCCAACCATCCTCAAATCACCTTGCCGGTGATGTACAAGGACTTCATCGTCGATGAGTACCAAGTCTACGAGGCGCGGGCACTGGGCGCCGACGCGGTGTTGATGATCGTCCGCTGCCTGCCGCCCGGCAGCCTTGCGAGGTTGCATGCCTTGGCGAACCAGCTGGGGCTGGATGTATTGGTGGAGACTTTTAACGAGGCGGACATCGACCAGGCGCTATCGGTCGACGCGTCGATAGTAGGTATCAACAATCGCGACCTCGATACCTTCAAGGTCGACTTCGACCGCTCCGCCCAATTGTTCGAGTGTCTGCCTGCTTCGGTTATCGCCGTGGCGGAAAGCGGTGTTGCCGGTCATCAGGACATGCAGTTGGTAGAACGCATCGGCTTTGCCGCCGCGCTGGTGGGGGAACGTCTGCTAACAGCTGCTGACCCTTGCCTGGAGAGCCGTCGGCTGCTGGGCGCGGATGAGGCTGTATGA
- a CDS encoding Gfo/Idh/MocA family oxidoreductase, giving the protein MTMLRSIILGFGHCGRNLHLASLRSLHRQGCLPDVETTITVVDPELGGGLVDGLVMQRCLPEASALQGRVGVVHICTPPALHLRHVHEALMAGFRYIIIEKPMVMNLAEAQALRSMEQQYDAQILVVSVWGHSQLIPRLTRWLEASEQPLRSVHIIHDKPRFSRSFTRHGEHLFDIEMPHQVSLALLFAGAPASGFHAHTEDLRVEGKLRQAMKAGSIGWHDEQGIEVLLESDLASPIRQRSVRLQLESGECCEGFFPVGADDSYAQLRCDTEHSGSSAHQIFADEPLTTCVGEYYRYFRNHLQGYGGDMPRSGTVAFNQQVVELLEQARGVASASALASINMHMAKEAVR; this is encoded by the coding sequence ATGACGATGCTGCGCTCAATCATCCTCGGCTTCGGTCACTGCGGGAGAAACCTGCATCTGGCCAGCCTGCGCTCATTGCATCGGCAGGGCTGCCTGCCCGATGTCGAGACCACCATCACGGTCGTGGACCCTGAGCTGGGCGGTGGGTTGGTCGATGGCCTGGTGATGCAGCGCTGTCTACCCGAGGCGTCGGCACTGCAGGGCAGGGTAGGTGTCGTGCACATCTGTACGCCACCTGCCCTGCACTTGCGTCATGTGCACGAGGCGCTTATGGCCGGTTTCAGATACATCATCATTGAGAAACCCATGGTGATGAACCTGGCCGAGGCCCAGGCACTGCGTTCCATGGAGCAACAATATGATGCGCAGATTCTGGTGGTTTCGGTGTGGGGCCACAGTCAGTTGATTCCACGGCTCACCCGGTGGCTGGAAGCCAGTGAACAGCCGCTTCGCAGTGTGCACATCATCCATGACAAGCCTCGCTTTTCGCGCTCTTTCACCCGCCATGGCGAACACCTGTTCGACATTGAAATGCCGCATCAAGTCAGCCTGGCGTTGCTGTTCGCCGGTGCTCCGGCGTCCGGGTTTCACGCGCACACCGAAGATCTGCGCGTCGAAGGCAAGCTGCGCCAGGCCATGAAGGCGGGCAGCATCGGCTGGCACGATGAGCAGGGCATCGAGGTGCTGCTCGAATCGGATCTTGCCAGTCCGATCCGCCAACGCAGTGTGCGCCTGCAACTGGAAAGTGGCGAATGCTGCGAAGGCTTTTTCCCCGTAGGTGCCGACGACAGCTACGCACAGCTCAGATGCGACACCGAGCACAGTGGCAGTAGCGCTCACCAGATCTTCGCTGACGAGCCCCTGACCACCTGTGTGGGCGAGTACTACCGCTATTTCCGGAACCACCTGCAGGGTTACGGCGGCGATATGCCTCGCAGCGGCACGGTGGCGTTCAACCAGCAGGTTGTCGAACTGCTGGAGCAGGCCCGCGGCGTTGCATCTGCCAGCGCATTGGCGTCGATCAATATGCATATGGCCAAGGAGGCCGTTCGATGA
- a CDS encoding DegT/DnrJ/EryC1/StrS family aminotransferase — translation MSVPFFQITEGFTRALPLLEEGLAEFHRQSGWVNDQQVRAFEQAIATYTGAPHAIATGNATDSLIICLMALGIGPGDEVIVPCYSFFASVSCILQVGATPVFVDIEPGSYAIDCSLIEACITRRTRAIMPVHLFRQMAEMDALMDIACRHGLKVVEDSAEGIGMRWNDRHAGLIGDLGVLSFFPTKTLGALGDAGMVLTRDADLARRVRQILDNGRDASGLAQCLGYNSRMDDLQALWLRARLPELDQEIERRAALRDAYDLHLGPLGEYLQVPVTLPRTARQRCVDYVYLIEAQNRDGLAEHLAARGIGVEAYYPLPLHLQPVCAGPTHAEGRFPVAERAATRALGLPLYADLTASDIASVCQAITEFYAAAGAQS, via the coding sequence ATGAGTGTTCCGTTTTTCCAGATCACCGAAGGATTCACCCGCGCCTTGCCGCTGCTGGAGGAGGGGCTGGCGGAGTTTCATCGACAGTCCGGCTGGGTCAATGACCAACAGGTGCGGGCTTTTGAGCAGGCTATCGCCACTTATACCGGCGCGCCCCATGCTATCGCTACCGGCAACGCTACCGATTCGCTGATCATCTGTCTGATGGCGTTGGGCATCGGCCCGGGTGATGAAGTCATCGTGCCTTGCTACAGCTTCTTCGCTTCGGTCTCCTGCATCCTGCAAGTGGGGGCGACGCCGGTGTTCGTCGATATCGAACCTGGCAGCTACGCAATTGACTGCTCCCTGATCGAAGCCTGCATCACCCGGCGTACCCGAGCCATCATGCCAGTCCATCTGTTCAGGCAAATGGCCGAAATGGACGCGTTGATGGACATCGCCTGCCGACATGGGCTGAAGGTTGTCGAGGACAGCGCCGAAGGAATCGGAATGCGCTGGAACGACAGGCATGCCGGGCTGATCGGGGACCTTGGCGTACTGTCGTTCTTCCCCACCAAGACCTTGGGTGCGCTCGGCGATGCCGGAATGGTCCTGACCCGCGATGCGGACCTGGCCAGGCGGGTGCGACAGATCCTCGACAATGGCCGTGATGCCAGCGGCCTGGCGCAGTGCCTGGGCTACAACAGCCGAATGGACGACCTGCAGGCCCTATGGCTGAGGGCGCGCTTGCCCGAGCTGGACCAGGAGATCGAACGACGTGCCGCGCTTCGCGATGCCTACGATTTGCACCTGGGGCCCTTGGGTGAATACCTGCAGGTGCCGGTCACGTTGCCTCGGACAGCGCGCCAGCGATGCGTCGACTATGTCTACCTGATCGAGGCGCAGAACCGTGACGGCCTGGCCGAGCATCTCGCTGCGCGCGGGATTGGCGTCGAGGCCTACTACCCGCTGCCGCTGCACCTGCAGCCGGTGTGCGCCGGGCCAACCCATGCCGAGGGTCGCTTTCCGGTCGCCGAGCGGGCCGCGACCCGGGCGTTGGGCCTTCCTCTCTATGCCGATCTGACTGCGTCAGATATTGCCAGCGTGTGCCAGGCGATCACCGAGTTCTATGCCGCTGCCGGAGCCCAGTCATGA
- a CDS encoding DegT/DnrJ/EryC1/StrS family aminotransferase — protein MIKYQDFQRRYPNAQTQILEILAARVQQGDFILKQQVQDFEQALAAKVGARHAVCVSSATSGLTLSLIASGIGPGDEVITPAFCYVSAASSIVQAGATPIFVDVAPHSGVLEAEAVVRALTPRTRAVLVAHLFSGLADIDALREALPEDVLILEDSATAFGARLRGRHAGTLGDIGVYSFFAAKPLGGIGDGGAVITDDDQVAGAVRMLRNHGQDGRRRFYHQRLGYNSRMDETNAAWLQARLRENDLHLARKQAIAKAYDEAIEASDGVLLGQHRGTPDFSPHAYVVRSAERERLARHLTARGIQTRVHFPVPLPEQPAFVQWSAGPAHYPNARLLGKQCLALPLCSGMSDGQVSRVIEALKEFSHAEVI, from the coding sequence ATGATCAAGTACCAGGATTTCCAACGCCGTTATCCCAATGCGCAGACACAGATACTCGAGATTCTCGCTGCCCGGGTCCAACAAGGCGATTTCATTCTCAAGCAGCAGGTTCAGGATTTCGAGCAAGCCCTGGCGGCCAAGGTCGGTGCGCGCCACGCTGTCTGTGTAAGTTCTGCGACCTCCGGCCTGACCCTGTCGCTGATTGCATCCGGTATTGGGCCGGGAGATGAGGTCATAACACCTGCTTTTTGCTACGTATCGGCCGCCTCATCCATTGTGCAGGCGGGTGCTACACCGATATTCGTGGACGTTGCCCCCCACAGCGGCGTGCTCGAGGCCGAGGCCGTCGTCCGCGCCTTGACCCCCCGGACGCGGGCGGTATTGGTCGCCCACCTGTTCAGCGGCCTGGCTGACATTGATGCGTTGCGTGAGGCATTGCCCGAGGATGTCCTGATTCTCGAGGACAGTGCCACCGCATTCGGGGCGCGCCTGCGCGGCCGTCATGCCGGCACACTCGGTGACATTGGCGTGTACTCATTCTTTGCGGCCAAACCCTTGGGCGGTATCGGCGATGGTGGCGCGGTGATTACTGACGACGACCAGGTGGCGGGAGCCGTCCGGATGCTGCGCAATCATGGGCAGGACGGCCGTCGGCGTTTCTACCACCAGCGCTTGGGATACAACAGCCGCATGGATGAGACCAATGCCGCCTGGCTGCAGGCCCGGTTGCGGGAAAACGACTTGCACCTGGCCCGCAAGCAGGCCATTGCAAAGGCCTACGACGAAGCCATCGAAGCCAGCGACGGCGTGTTGCTCGGCCAGCATCGCGGTACCCCGGATTTCTCCCCTCACGCCTATGTCGTGCGCAGTGCAGAGCGTGAGCGGCTGGCCAGGCATCTCACCGCGCGCGGTATCCAGACCCGCGTGCATTTTCCTGTGCCCTTGCCTGAGCAGCCGGCGTTTGTCCAATGGTCCGCAGGGCCGGCGCACTACCCCAATGCGCGTCTGCTGGGCAAGCAATGCCTGGCATTGCCCCTGTGCTCCGGCATGAGCGACGGGCAGGTCTCGCGCGTCATCGAGGCGTTGAAGGAGTTCAGCCATGCCGAGGTCATTTAA
- a CDS encoding sugar phosphate isomerase/epimerase family protein, with the protein MPRSFKLTGIADEGCASLAEQVACHAELGWRHLELRSVDSVPLANLSERSRVSMCDSLLAQPMDVVVLASQIGNWGSRIDTDWQTDRAELQCLLQMAGRLGTRMIRVMSYPNCGWEEARWRHAVIERFKRLVEVAEDADVVLIHENCAGWAGQGAEQTLQLLDAVGSDHLKLLFDIGNGLSYGYDALSFLRQVLPHVAHVHLKDGCREVDEVHYTFPGEGQVRAKDCINLLLDKGYNGWFSIEPHLCLIPHLRQSATDPHRQRQTYQAYAGHARDLLRSCQEAKHAVHG; encoded by the coding sequence ATGCCGAGGTCATTTAAGCTCACGGGAATCGCCGATGAAGGCTGCGCGTCCTTGGCCGAGCAGGTGGCGTGCCACGCTGAACTGGGCTGGCGACATCTCGAGCTGCGCAGTGTCGACAGCGTGCCGCTGGCCAACCTGTCGGAACGATCACGCGTATCGATGTGCGATTCGCTGCTCGCACAGCCCATGGACGTGGTGGTCCTGGCCTCACAGATCGGCAATTGGGGCAGCAGGATCGATACCGACTGGCAGACTGACCGGGCCGAATTGCAATGCCTGTTACAGATGGCCGGGCGCCTGGGGACGCGGATGATCCGAGTCATGTCCTACCCCAATTGTGGCTGGGAAGAGGCCCGCTGGCGGCATGCGGTCATTGAGCGATTCAAGCGTCTGGTGGAAGTGGCCGAAGACGCCGACGTCGTGCTGATACACGAGAACTGTGCCGGATGGGCCGGCCAGGGCGCCGAGCAGACCCTGCAGTTGCTCGATGCCGTTGGCTCGGATCACTTGAAGCTGTTGTTCGATATCGGCAATGGCCTGAGTTATGGCTATGACGCCTTGTCGTTCCTGCGCCAAGTTCTCCCGCACGTGGCGCATGTGCATCTTAAGGATGGCTGCCGGGAAGTGGACGAAGTGCACTACACCTTCCCCGGGGAAGGCCAGGTGCGGGCCAAAGACTGCATCAATCTGCTGCTGGACAAGGGTTACAACGGCTGGTTTTCGATCGAGCCGCACCTGTGCCTGATCCCGCACCTCAGACAGTCGGCCACGGATCCGCATCGACAACGGCAGACCTATCAGGCCTATGCCGGGCATGCACGGGACCTGCTGCGATCCTGCCAGGAGGCGAAACATGCTGTTCACGGATAA
- a CDS encoding M20/M25/M40 family metallo-hydrolase, producing the protein MLFTDKYVDRLEQLLCIDTVTPMETGQPSCIAQANTLFAQWAQTVGMREVFNGPGALPDEARVPVSVQRRMNEAPQFLAWQPHSVLEIGNGPRERTVMFNFHMDTVSPHLPVQVVDGCVQGRGAVDNKGPGLAVLAALEALQMQEPQVLDDIRVLIQVVAGEEGGAMGVYGTRYLCEQGYLGCLNIFVEPTGPGYFDASTTSMTYEVRMDGRDSTDDFPQQGDNASLVLGFIAQAMATQLAEPLHALQVKMTLAGLHTGMHHNRVYGNGHCLFNFAYRSAAQARDAEVLVEQAFDQALQQCGSRFAQSPPFLMTVERLRTTCSARWLKHGLPVLNNHHVALQRLLGEAGIVPNPDAEQAFTCDAMWAQGDGAYSVVWGPGSLADNGAHTCREYVSINDLDTFAVDVKRLLRRFAEPIANTLKQG; encoded by the coding sequence ATGCTGTTCACGGATAAATACGTAGACCGGCTTGAGCAACTGCTGTGCATCGACACGGTGACCCCGATGGAGACCGGCCAGCCCTCGTGCATCGCGCAGGCCAATACGCTCTTCGCCCAGTGGGCGCAGACAGTGGGCATGCGCGAGGTGTTCAACGGTCCTGGTGCCTTGCCCGATGAGGCGCGAGTGCCGGTGTCGGTGCAGCGCCGGATGAACGAGGCGCCGCAGTTCCTGGCTTGGCAGCCCCATAGCGTCCTGGAGATCGGTAACGGACCACGGGAACGTACGGTCATGTTCAATTTCCACATGGACACTGTGTCACCTCATCTGCCTGTGCAGGTAGTCGACGGCTGCGTACAGGGCCGCGGTGCGGTGGACAATAAGGGGCCAGGCCTGGCGGTGCTGGCAGCGCTGGAGGCCTTGCAGATGCAAGAGCCGCAGGTGCTGGACGATATCCGCGTGCTGATCCAAGTGGTCGCCGGTGAAGAAGGGGGCGCCATGGGCGTCTATGGGACCCGCTACCTGTGCGAGCAAGGCTACCTGGGCTGCCTGAACATCTTCGTGGAGCCGACAGGCCCCGGTTACTTCGATGCCTCTACCACCTCGATGACGTACGAAGTACGGATGGACGGCAGGGATTCGACCGACGACTTTCCGCAACAGGGCGACAATGCTTCGCTGGTTCTGGGTTTCATCGCTCAGGCCATGGCTACCCAGTTGGCAGAGCCGTTGCACGCGCTGCAGGTGAAGATGACCCTGGCCGGTCTGCATACCGGCATGCACCACAACCGGGTTTACGGTAACGGGCACTGTCTCTTCAATTTTGCCTATCGCAGCGCCGCTCAGGCGCGCGATGCCGAAGTGTTGGTCGAGCAAGCGTTCGACCAGGCGTTGCAGCAGTGCGGCTCACGTTTCGCCCAAAGCCCGCCATTCCTCATGACTGTCGAACGCCTGCGCACCACCTGCAGCGCTCGTTGGCTCAAGCACGGCTTGCCGGTCCTGAACAACCACCATGTGGCCTTGCAGCGCCTGTTGGGCGAGGCCGGCATCGTGCCGAACCCGGATGCCGAACAGGCCTTCACCTGCGATGCGATGTGGGCTCAGGGCGACGGCGCCTACAGCGTCGTCTGGGGGCCGGGCTCACTGGCCGACAACGGTGCGCACACCTGCCGTGAATACGTTTCGATCAATGACCTGGACACCTTTGCAGTTGATGTAAAGCGGCTGCTACGCCGCTTTGCCGAGCCGATCGCAAACACTCTCAAGCAAGGATAA
- a CDS encoding Ldh family oxidoreductase, whose amino-acid sequence MDFFCIAANELHGFTVAALKAAGFTASQAQKAAPVLLHADLNGHDTHGIANLVNVYIAGARSGEINLAASGQWISDQGACATLDADGGLGLLAGQQAMERAIDKARDFGIGCAVVRNSSHFGAAGFYASMALEHGMIGMAMTNLGREPVAHPLGSMAPLMGTNPISLAAPVAAMPAPFLLDMSTTVCASGKIKQAIRRQQTIPTGWLHDAEGREVSDPGAYLDGSAMLPMLGGAYAEQGGHKGLGLGMMVEILCGVLSGAQTGADLGNPGRNSIGHFFLALSPEAFGAGEGFRSSMDRLLQYITQAPVHPAFDPLSYPGAPDLRVRTERLAQGIPVDAALLEQLDSIAGQLGISRITRTVA is encoded by the coding sequence ATGGATTTCTTCTGCATTGCAGCCAACGAGCTGCATGGGTTCACTGTGGCTGCCCTTAAGGCAGCCGGGTTCACCGCATCCCAGGCCCAGAAGGCGGCGCCCGTGTTATTGCATGCCGATCTGAACGGCCACGATACCCATGGCATCGCCAACCTGGTCAATGTCTATATCGCCGGTGCCCGGAGCGGTGAAATCAACCTGGCCGCCAGCGGCCAGTGGATCAGCGACCAAGGGGCCTGCGCCACCCTTGATGCCGACGGCGGGCTGGGACTGTTGGCGGGACAGCAGGCCATGGAACGGGCCATCGACAAGGCCCGGGACTTTGGGATTGGCTGTGCGGTGGTGCGCAACAGTTCGCACTTCGGCGCGGCAGGTTTCTACGCCAGCATGGCCCTGGAACACGGCATGATCGGCATGGCCATGACCAACCTGGGTCGTGAGCCCGTCGCTCATCCGCTGGGCAGTATGGCGCCCTTGATGGGGACGAACCCGATCAGCCTGGCGGCTCCGGTGGCTGCTATGCCAGCGCCATTCCTGTTGGACATGAGCACGACGGTCTGCGCCAGCGGCAAGATCAAACAGGCCATTCGACGCCAGCAAACCATTCCCACCGGCTGGCTTCACGATGCCGAAGGCCGCGAGGTTAGCGATCCTGGAGCGTACCTGGACGGCAGCGCGATGTTGCCGATGCTCGGCGGGGCTTACGCGGAGCAGGGCGGACACAAGGGCTTGGGCCTTGGGATGATGGTCGAGATCCTGTGTGGGGTGCTCAGTGGTGCCCAGACCGGTGCGGACCTTGGCAACCCGGGGCGCAATAGCATCGGCCACTTCTTCCTGGCCCTGTCCCCCGAAGCCTTTGGTGCTGGCGAAGGTTTCCGCTCGTCGATGGACCGATTGCTCCAATACATCACGCAGGCGCCTGTGCATCCGGCGTTCGACCCGCTGAGCTATCCCGGCGCGCCTGACCTGAGGGTGCGTACAGAACGCCTGGCACAGGGCATTCCCGTCGATGCCGCACTGTTGGAGCAGCTCGACAGCATCGCGGGACAACTCGGTATTTCCCGAATCACGAGGACAGTGGCATGA
- a CDS encoding Gfo/Idh/MocA family oxidoreductase — MTIRLGIIGMGVISHYYLKALQDSTLCQLMAVCDKAPERLAPFAATDVRCHTDYTTLLADPDLDAVIINLPNHLHFTACVAALEAGKHVCCEKPLTLELDQAEQLRDMARRLNLTLLTAFHRRYNTHLLNAVKQGLFNDAVHVRARYHERIEDHAGHDTWYLDSASCGGGCIADNGPNVYDTLSFVLGRFEVTGAQVRRNALGIDMEALVTLTNAVGLEASVELSWDYAHGEQKDLVIDYADGRQVIVDLLKDSVGFKTSLYHEYEGVIAHLARSIQGMVEDGSIGVDAVRLVRATYAMEARDAR; from the coding sequence ATGACCATAAGGCTTGGCATCATCGGCATGGGAGTGATCTCCCACTACTACCTCAAGGCGCTGCAAGACAGCACCCTGTGCCAGCTGATGGCGGTGTGCGACAAGGCGCCCGAACGGCTGGCGCCATTCGCGGCGACGGATGTGCGTTGCCATACCGATTACACCACCTTGCTCGCCGACCCGGACCTCGACGCGGTGATTATCAACCTGCCCAACCATCTTCATTTCACCGCTTGCGTGGCTGCCTTGGAGGCGGGCAAGCATGTGTGCTGCGAGAAGCCATTGACCCTCGAACTGGACCAGGCCGAGCAGTTGCGCGACATGGCCCGCCGCTTGAACCTGACGCTGCTCACGGCCTTTCACCGACGCTACAACACCCACCTGCTCAATGCCGTGAAGCAAGGACTGTTCAATGATGCGGTGCATGTTCGGGCGCGTTACCACGAGCGCATCGAGGATCATGCCGGCCATGACACCTGGTATTTGGACAGTGCCTCCTGTGGTGGCGGCTGCATTGCCGACAATGGTCCGAATGTCTACGACACGCTGAGCTTTGTGCTTGGCCGATTCGAGGTCACTGGGGCGCAGGTTCGTCGAAATGCGTTGGGGATCGACATGGAGGCGTTGGTCACGCTGACCAACGCGGTCGGGCTTGAGGCGAGCGTTGAACTGAGTTGGGACTATGCCCACGGCGAACAGAAAGACCTGGTGATCGACTACGCCGACGGACGCCAAGTCATCGTCGACCTGCTCAAGGACAGCGTGGGTTTCAAGACGTCCCTCTATCACGAATACGAGGGCGTCATCGCCCATCTCGCCAGGAGCATCCAAGGCATGGTCGAAGACGGTTCGATTGGTGTCGATGCGGTGCGGCTGGTGCGCGCTACCTATGCCATGGAGGCCCGCGATGCTCGCTGA